The following are encoded together in the Mycteria americana isolate JAX WOST 10 ecotype Jacksonville Zoo and Gardens chromosome 2, USCA_MyAme_1.0, whole genome shotgun sequence genome:
- the LOC142405730 gene encoding putative 2-ketogluconate reductase isoform X2 has product MAEELPGILILDIGGTHGVLENLAALLKKHFRLITMKEFLENKKEMSKKIQSVFVFECRPTIDRELLESLPNLKVIGNSGVGVDHLDLKMISDFGVKVTNTPHAVVDPTADIGMALMLASARRLVEGCQIAVSADTKYFAVDWLGVEVTRATLGIIGMGSIGYKVAQRARAFDMRILYHNRKRRGKEEEEAVGAHYCEKMEDLLQQSDFVMLVVNLTPETHKLIGKKELGLMKPTATLINISRGAVIDQDALVEALQNKVIRAAALDVTYPEPLPRDHPLLKLNNIIITPHIGTATVQAIRMMAEEAIANMLAVLNGQPIASEVFPK; this is encoded by the exons ATGGCAGAAGAGTTGCCAGGCATTTTGATTCTGGATATAGGAGGAACTCATGGTGTGCTAGAAAACCTTGCAGCACTTTTGAAGAAACACTTTCGCCTTATCACGATGAAAgaatttcttgaaaacaaaaaagaaatgagcaaaaaaatcCAATCTGTTTTCGTGTTTGAGTGCAGGCCAACTATTGACCGGGAGCTTCTAGAAAGCCTTCCTAATTTAAAGGTAATTGGAAACTCTGGGGTTGGAGTCGATCACCTAGACCTGAAAATGATTTCTGACTTTGGCGTAAAAGTGACCAACACCCCACATGCTGTGGTGGACCCAACAGCAGACATCGGAATGGCCTTGATGCTGGCCTCTGCCAGAAGACTAGTGGAAG GCTGCCAGATTGCGGTTTCTGCAGACACAAAGTATTTTGCTGTTGACTGGCTGGGAGTGGAAGTAACCAGAGCGACGCTTGGGATCATCGGGATGGGCAGCATTGGGTACAAAGTGGCTCAGAGGGCCAGAGCCTTTGACATGAGGATCCTGTACCATAACAGGAAACGGAG aggaaaggaggaggaagaggcagttGGTGCCCACTACTGTGAGAAGATGGAGGACTTGCTGCAGCAATCTGACTTTGTTATGTTGGTTGTGAACCTGACTCCTGAGACTCACAAACTGATCGGGAAAAAGGAGCTGGGGCTGATGAAACCCACGGCTACTCTTATAAACATCAGCCGAG GTGCAGTTATTGATCAAGATGCATTGGTAGAAGCTCTCCAGAATAAGGTTATTAGGGCGGCTGCTCTGGACGTGACATATCCTGAGCCTCTGCCAAG aGATCAtcctttattaaaattaaataacataATCATAACCCCTCATATTGGAACCGCAACAGTCCAAGCTATCCGTATGATGGCAGAAGAAGCAATAGCAAATATGCTGGCTGTTCTCAATGGCCAACCCATTGCAAGTGAAGTGTTTCCCAAATGA
- the LOC142405730 gene encoding putative 2-ketogluconate reductase isoform X1 encodes MFRSKAFGLLKPIPLMSGQPNLAYKFIHPAIASHGHHCHRRSMDYRQRYTTCPGSAGGRTISACQTKVMAEELPGILILDIGGTHGVLENLAALLKKHFRLITMKEFLENKKEMSKKIQSVFVFECRPTIDRELLESLPNLKVIGNSGVGVDHLDLKMISDFGVKVTNTPHAVVDPTADIGMALMLASARRLVEGCQIAVSADTKYFAVDWLGVEVTRATLGIIGMGSIGYKVAQRARAFDMRILYHNRKRRGKEEEEAVGAHYCEKMEDLLQQSDFVMLVVNLTPETHKLIGKKELGLMKPTATLINISRGAVIDQDALVEALQNKVIRAAALDVTYPEPLPRDHPLLKLNNIIITPHIGTATVQAIRMMAEEAIANMLAVLNGQPIASEVFPK; translated from the exons ATGTTCAGAAGCAAAGCATTTGGTCTGTTAAAACCTATTCCCTTGATGTCTGGCCAGCCAAATTTGGCTTATAAATTTATTCATCCAGCTATTGCTTCTCATGGACACCACTGTCACAGGAGAAGCATGGATTACAGACAGAGGTACACGACATGCCCAGGTAGTGCTGGAGGACGAACAATAAGTGCTTGTCAGACCAAG GTCATGGCAGAAGAGTTGCCAGGCATTTTGATTCTGGATATAGGAGGAACTCATGGTGTGCTAGAAAACCTTGCAGCACTTTTGAAGAAACACTTTCGCCTTATCACGATGAAAgaatttcttgaaaacaaaaaagaaatgagcaaaaaaatcCAATCTGTTTTCGTGTTTGAGTGCAGGCCAACTATTGACCGGGAGCTTCTAGAAAGCCTTCCTAATTTAAAGGTAATTGGAAACTCTGGGGTTGGAGTCGATCACCTAGACCTGAAAATGATTTCTGACTTTGGCGTAAAAGTGACCAACACCCCACATGCTGTGGTGGACCCAACAGCAGACATCGGAATGGCCTTGATGCTGGCCTCTGCCAGAAGACTAGTGGAAG GCTGCCAGATTGCGGTTTCTGCAGACACAAAGTATTTTGCTGTTGACTGGCTGGGAGTGGAAGTAACCAGAGCGACGCTTGGGATCATCGGGATGGGCAGCATTGGGTACAAAGTGGCTCAGAGGGCCAGAGCCTTTGACATGAGGATCCTGTACCATAACAGGAAACGGAG aggaaaggaggaggaagaggcagttGGTGCCCACTACTGTGAGAAGATGGAGGACTTGCTGCAGCAATCTGACTTTGTTATGTTGGTTGTGAACCTGACTCCTGAGACTCACAAACTGATCGGGAAAAAGGAGCTGGGGCTGATGAAACCCACGGCTACTCTTATAAACATCAGCCGAG GTGCAGTTATTGATCAAGATGCATTGGTAGAAGCTCTCCAGAATAAGGTTATTAGGGCGGCTGCTCTGGACGTGACATATCCTGAGCCTCTGCCAAG aGATCAtcctttattaaaattaaataacataATCATAACCCCTCATATTGGAACCGCAACAGTCCAAGCTATCCGTATGATGGCAGAAGAAGCAATAGCAAATATGCTGGCTGTTCTCAATGGCCAACCCATTGCAAGTGAAGTGTTTCCCAAATGA